A genomic stretch from Ictalurus punctatus breed USDA103 chromosome 2, Coco_2.0, whole genome shotgun sequence includes:
- the kcnj19a gene encoding G protein-activated inward rectifier potassium channel 1 — MAALRRKFGEDYHQVVNPTRGGAFSAPVKKKRQRFVEKNGRCNVQHGNLGGETSRYLSDLFTTLVDLKWRWNLLIFILTYTVAWLFMAFMWWLIAYVRGDLERARDSSYTPCVANVYNFPSAFLFFIETEATIGYGYRYITEKCPEGIILFLFQSLLGSIVDAFLIGCMFIKMSQPKKRAETLMFSQDAVISQRDGKLCLMFRVGNLRNSHMVSAQIRCKLIKSRQTPEGEFLPLDQCELDVGFGTGADQLFLVSPLTICHEINPKSPFFDLSQRSLMNEQFEIVVILEGIVETTGMTCQARTSYTEDEVLWGHRFLPVMSLEEGFFRVDYSQFHSTFEVPTPPYSVKEHEEKGSLPSPLAVPHRERVFSVNCLELGEERPNLGGSAYCRLPSKLQRMSSSGKEELPKKVLRLSSQASEKASSTGDLPLKLQRMGSGPGQSDDFHLKALRVGFEPMTMSTGDLEQRSLPPMPSPIALPHTLAPPHTPLSSAGARMEDKLPAKLRRMNADR; from the exons ATGGCAGCTCTCCGGCGGAAGTTCGGCGAGGACTATCACCAGGTGGTGAACCCGACGCGCGGCGGCGCGTTCTCGGCTCCGGTGAAGAAAAAGCGGCAGCGCTTCGTGGAGAAAAACGGCCGCTGCAACGTGCAGCACGGCAACCTGGGCGGAGAGACGAGCCGCTACCTGTCTGACCTCTTCACCACGCTGGTGGACCTGAAGTGGCGCTGGAACCTGCTCATTTTCATCCTGACCTACACGGTGGCCTGGCTGTTCATGGCGTTCATGTGGTGGCTGATCGCCTACGTGCGCGGAGACCTGGAGCGCGCGCGCGACTCGTCCTACACGCCGTGCGTGGCCAACGTGTACAACTTCCCGTCGgccttcctcttcttcatcgAGACCGAGGCGACCATCGGCTACGGCTACCGCTACATCACGGAGAAGTGCCCCGAGGGCATCATCCTCTTCCTGTTCCAGTCGCTGCTCGGCTCCATCGTGGACGCTTTCCTCATCGGCTGCATGTTCATCAAGATGTCTCAGCCGAAAAAACGCGCCGAGACGCTCATGTTCAGCCAGGACGCAGTGATCTCTCAGCGCGACGGCAAACTCTGCCTCATGTTCCGCGTGGGCAACCTGCGGAACAGCCACATGGTGTCGGCGCAGATCCGGTGCAAACTCATCAAG TCTCGTCAGACCCCTGAGGGTGAGTTCTTGCCGTTAGATCAGTGTGAGCTGGATGTGGGATTTGGGACAGGAGCTGATCAGCTCTTCCTCGTCTCTCCTCTGACCATCTGCCACGAGATCAATCCCAAGAGCCCCTTCTTCGACCTCTCGCAGAGATCACTCATGAACGAGCAGTTTGAGATAGTCGTCATCTTGGAGGGCATCGTCGAGACCACCG GTATGACATGCCAGGCACGCACCTCCTACACCGAGGACGAGGTATTGTGGGGACACCGCTTCTTGCCCGTCATGTCTCTAGAGGAGGGCTTTTTCCGCGTGGACTACTCGCAGTTTCACAGTACGTTCGAGGTTCCCACACCACCCTACAGCGTCAAAGAGCATGAGGAAAAGGGCTCACTTCCTTCTCCACTCGCCGTGCCGCACCGCGAACGTGTCTTCTCCGTCAACTGCTTGGAGCTGGGGGAAGAGCGGCCCAACCTTGGGGGTAGCGCCTACTGCAGGCTGCCCAGCAAGCTCCAGAGGATGAGCTCGTCCGGGAAAGAGGAGTTGCCCAAGAAGGTTCTGCGTTTGAGCTCCCAGGCCTCGGAGAAGGCGTCCAGCACGGGCGACTTGCCCCTCAAACTGCAGCGCATGGGCTCCGGTCCCGGCCAATCAGATGACTTCCATCTCAAAGCCCTCAGGGTGGGCTTCGAACCCATGACCATGTCCACCGGAGACCTCGAGCAGAGGAGCCTACCCCCGATGCCATCACCCATCGCCCTGCCACACACTCTTGCTCCTCCACACACtcctctgtcttcagctggagcCAGAATGGAGGACAAGCTGCCTGCCAAACTGAGGAGGATGAACGCTGACCGCTGA